CGATCACGTCGACGCCGTCATCCGATTCCGTATGCACAAGATTGTGTTTGAATCCGGTACTGAAATTATCGAGCACTCGGACCGTGGCTCCCGCGGCACGCAGTCCATCGACGAGGTGGGATCCGATGAAGCCGGCACCACCGGTGACAAGGCAGTGGCTGCCGCGTAAGCGATCGAGTGGATGGGACATGGGCGACATTCGATGGGTTGCTGGAAAAAAGGGGGGGCTGCTATGGAATTGTACACCCTATTGATGAAACACCGGTTCGCGACCCTCAATTCCTCTCGCTTCGAACACCGATGGCAACCGCTGGATCCAACCAACCCACCCAACCGTTACGACCGAAGCAGTTCTTCGATCGTTGCTCGCATTTGCTTCTCGCCTTCGGTCCCTTGCCAATTCATTTCACCTTGCCACCATCGGCGGATGAACCCTTTTTTATCGATCAGGTAGACGGTTGGCCACATTGTGTTACCCCAAGTTTTCCAATTGCTGGAATCGGCATCGAGCATCACGGGGTATTCAATCCCCTCGCTCTTTGCAGCCGATCGGACCTGATCCAAACTTCGTTCGGCGGACGTTTCCGGTGTTTGGATACCCACCACCACAAGCCCACGATCGGCGTAATCGCGATGCCATGCAGCATAGTGTGGCAGGTTGCGCCGGCAATTGATGCATTGGAATGCATAAAAGTGAAGGGCCACCACCTTGCCTCGCAAGTCACTTAACCGAAGTGGGCCTCCTTGGACCCATGTCACTCCGTCCGCATTCAACTCGGGTGCAAGCGGATAGGATCGTTTGAGGGATGTGAAATCGAATGGCTCGCCCGTTAACGGGGCAAGAGCGTTACGCTGCTCAACGGTCAGCGATTCAACGACGGTTTTGACTTCGCTCTCTTTGAGGTCCGAGAGTTCCTCTTGCACCTCCTTGGCCGTCCTCTCGCCTTCGCTCAATGACTGCTGAAGTTCTCTCGATCGATTGTCTGATTTTGCAAACAGGTCGGATAACTTTGCCATCTGCATGGCCGTGACTTTTAACTGCCGCTGCACGTCTTGGTCCAACACCATCCGAGCACCGAGGGCCTGTCGCTGAAGCTGATTCAGTCGTGACCGCTGAGCAGGCGTCAGGATGGTCTTCAGTTCCGCAGCAAGCTGATCGGTTAACGCGTCGATCGCGGCTTGCTGCTGCTCCGCTGGAGTGATGCGGGCACGGAACCAGGGACCATCGACCTCGACAAGCACCTTGCGAACCAACGCAATTTGCGGGTCGGTCAGCCGCAATTCCTGGTGAATCGCGTCGTCGCGTATCATCTGCAAGAGGACGGGGGGGAGGTTCGGTTTGGGGGCGTCCGCGACGGCAGAAACCGAAACGGACCCCGCAAACGCGAGCGACAAAGCGAGAAGAAGGTTTCGCATAGAGATTTCGGCGGAGATCGAGAGAAGAGGAAGGCGAAACCGTGGGCATCGCTCTGCTTTATTCTGGCACGTCGAAAAGGGGGTGACCAGCCTCCTCGGCGGTGAGAACGAGTCTTATGCCTGACGATTGGTTTGGTCAACTTCAATCGACGCTGCCAAACGCCAGAATCGCTTCGCTGACACGACTCGCAGACTCCAACCGTTGGAAGGGAGTTCAGGCTGGCAAAAACTGCGGAATTCCAACGTGTGACAATATGCCCACCGGCGGCATGGTCCACATGCAATCCCAAAAAAGCGATTGCAGGGGCAAGAAATGCCCCAATAGACGTCAGAAGGACGACTTACTTGGTTTACCCTTTTCAAACCAGTAACCTAGCCAGCTTGGACGATAGCAACTGCTAATTTGTAGTTCGATGGTCGTCCCTCAGGTGGACACTGCGGTAGGCAGCGGTGCAAATCCGTCCTACCGCCTGCTAGCAGATTAAAGAGTTTGCTGGGTGCTGTCCCCTGGACGCCGCACGTTTTTCCTCCCACTCGAATTACTCCGTTAGGGCAATAAAAGAATGGTATCACGAATGTTTCAAAATCGCTGGAGCCGAGCGGTCGCCGCCTTGACCGCGATCGTTCTGTCACTCGGATCGTCCACGATGGTGGTTGCCCAGGATAGTGCTGCCCCCGCTGCAGCAGCAGTGGACAACACGACGACCGTGATTGTTTGGTTGATCGCGTTCATTGGCTCGATCTGTGCTTTGGTCCAAGCTTACATGTTCTTCAAGACGATGGAGAGCTCGGATCCCGGTAACGACCGGATGCAAGAAATCGCTGGCTATGTGCGCGAAGGGGCAAACGCGTACTTGAAACAACAATACAAAGTGGTCGGAATCTTCTTTGTGATCATCGTGGCTTTGTTGGCCTACGCCGCATTCGGGCTGAATGTGCAAAGCCGCTGGGTACCGTTCGCATTTCTGACCGGTGGTTTCTTTTCGGGACTGGCCGGATGGTTCGGGATGAAGACCGCAACGTTGGCAAGTAACCGAACGGCAGCGGGAGCACAAAAATCGCTGAACCAGGGGCTGCAGGTCGCGTTCCGGTCGGGTGCCGTGATGGGTTTGACGGTCGTTGGACTGGGTCTGTTGGACATCACGCTTTGGTTCGCTGTCCTTTATTGGATCTTGCCGATGATCAATCCTGAGTACCAGATGAAGTTGGTGGACATCACGGTGACCATGCTTTGTTTTGGAATGGGAGCCAGCAGTCAAGCCTTATTCGCTCGCGTGGGTGGCGGTATTTTCACCAAGGCAGCCGATGTCGGTGCCGACTTGGTTGGTAAAGTCGAGCAGGGCATTCCCGAAGACGATCCGCGGAACCCAGCAACCATCGCGGACAACGTTGGTGACAATGTCGGCGACGTCGCGGGTATGGGAGCGGACCTCTACGAATCGTATTGCGGCTCGATCTTGGCAACCGCTGCACTGGGGGTTGCTGCCTATTCCACTAGCGTTTTGGTTCCCGAGGGAATGAATGGCGTCCAGGCTCAACTGCAAGCCTTGTTGTTGCCCATGGCGATCGCGGCGGTAGGGATTTTCTTGTCAATCGCTGGGATTTACGTCGTTCGCACCAAGGATGATGCGACGCAAAAGAACTTGCTAGCTGCACTAGGCCGCGGGATCAATTTATCGACTCTGTTGGTCGCCGTTGCTTCGATTTTGCTCGGGGCGTGGCTGATGCCTAAGACCATCGGAACCACGTACTCGCTCGGCGGGTTGGTGGTTCCAGGTGTTGCGTTTAGTGTGATTACCGGTCTGCTCGCCGGATGGCTAATCGGCAAATGGACCGAGTATGCGACCAGCGATGAATTTAGTCCAACGAAGAAATTGGCCGATCAAGCGTTGACCGGACCGGCGACCATCATTATCGGCGGGATTGCCGACGGCATGATGAGCGTTTGGGTCCCTGTCGTTGTGATCTGTATCGGGACGTTGACGTCGTTTGGTTTCGCCAATGGTTGGAACTTTACGGATGTCAATTTCTTTGCTCTTGGGCTTTACGGCGTCGGCATCGCCGCGGTTGGCATGCTCAGTACGCTTGGCATCACGTTGGCCACCGATGCTTACGGCCCGATTGCCGACAACGCGGGTGGTAACGCGGAAATGTCAGGGCTCGACCCGATTGTCCGCCAACGCACCGACGCGCTGGACAGCTTGGGGAACACCACCGCCGCAACGGGTAAGGGGTTTGCGATTGGTTCGGCAGCGTTGACCGCCTTGGCGCTGATGGCCGCCTACATCGAAGAAGTTCGCGTCGGGTTTGAACGATGGGGCGACGAAGTGGTTGAAGTGGTTGATGGCGACTTTATCAAGGCATCCGACGGCTTTGTCGTCAGCCGCTTTACCGACTCCGAAGGTGTGGAACACGCCGAAACATGGTTGTTGACTGCCTCGACGATTGCAGACAACGACGAATTGAGCGTCGCTTGGAAAGAAAAATCGTATGCAGAGGGTCCTGTCGCGGTCGATGACCTGCTCACGTACACGAAGGACTCCGACGGCAAGATCGCCGTCGACGACAAGGGGCATCCGACGGGTGCCGAGTTCACGGCGACCGGCGACAAGTTGGTTTATCTGCCGACGGCTCATATCCAAGACTTCAGCAATTACTACAACTTCTCGGTCATGAACCCGAAGGTGTTGGTGGGAATGTTCCTTGGCGTGATGGCGACTTTGGTCTTTTGTGCCATGACGATGAAGGCGGTTGGCCGAGCGGCTCAAGGGATGGTCGAAGAAGTCCGTCGCCAATTCAAAGAAAAACCGGGGATCATGGAAGGAACCGAAATGCCCGACTATGCAGCTCCGGTAGCGATCAGCACCAAGGCGGCACAACGCGAAATGGTGTTGCCGTCGTTGCTCGGGTTATTGCTTCCCGTCGGAACCGGCCTGTTGCTTGGGGTCGGTGGCGTGATGGGCTTGTTGGTCGGAACGTTGACCGGTGGCTTCTGTATCGCGATCTTCATGGCGAATGCCGGCGGATCTTGGGACAACGCCAAGAAGTACATCGAAGCGGGTGCCCATGGTGGTAAAGGGACCGACGCTCACAAAGCCGCCGTGGTTGGCGATACGGTGGGCGACCCCTTTAAAGATACAAGTGGCCCAAGCTTGAATATTCTGATCAAGTTGATGAGCATGGTCAGCGTGGTTGTAGCGGGTTTGATTGTCCGTTATAGCCTGGTGGCACTTGGCATTTTCTAAGCCAAGCAAAGCCTAGCCTTCGCACGTGATCACGATGCTTCCTTTGTGATCGCGGAAAACGACACGGCCCCTCGGTGGACTTCGCGTTTAAAACGCAGGTCACCGCGGGGCTTTTTTCTGGTCTTCAAGCGGGCACAACACAAAACAGGACCGCTCCGCTTTTCCGATTGTCGCGGTCGTATCTCTTTTTCCAGCACGTGTTAAACCACGTCATCTTTTTCGAGCGACTAAGCTCTGGCGCATACGGCAACCTTGCCGACGCTACTTCTACACACTGTTCTCCGTTTGCTTTTTCTCCTGACGAATCGCAGGGCGGATGCGGTGACGATGGATCGACTCCTTCCCAATACCGGATCGTGGCAATCAGGGCATGATCGCTACGAACCTACTGACCCATCCTGTTGGAACTCCCATTCGTGATGCTGCATTCATCCCTTCAACCCGACAACACCGGTGCTGATGACGATTGCCTGTTCGGTGACGACGTCATCTCGGAATACCTGCTGGTCTGCGAAGCTCGCTGTGTCTCGTTGACCGATGGCTATTGGACCTTCTCGCTCGAGACCGCCGACGGCACGCCCGTCTTCTCGGCTCGTGATGAAGAACACGGTGACCTGAACCGATTGACACTGCTCGCCGCCGTCCGTGGGCTCGAAGCCATCGAAGGAGCATCGTCGGTCACGCTGCTGAGCAACAATCGATATTTGATCCGGTCGCTTGCCGATTCGCTGCCTCGATGGCGCGAAAACAACTTCGTTTGGGAACACTTTGGGCGGCGAATCGACGTTCAACATGCCGATTTGTGGCGGCGAATCGATCGAGCGTTACAGATACATCGAGTCGAAGCCTGTTTGGTGTCGTCACGTTTGGTTAGTCCGGTTCGGCGAGACGACTCGTTTTCGAAGACGTTCTCGGATGAAGGGCGACAATTCCGCATCGACTCGCCTCATTCGGCCGTTCCGGCACCTGGGGGGCGACGGCGGTCCCTCCACACCACCGATCCGGCCTCACGCACCGACACGATGGGTCCTGCGGCGACGAAGCAACCCAGCGATCGGCTGCGTCAATGGTTGCTCGGTGGCGGCGGTTCGAATGCCGTTGCGGCGCCCGTGCGGCGGCGGCTTAGCACTACGGAGCTCCTCGAGATGACCTGAAGCTCCCCATTTGGCGGCAATAACGTCGTCCCCACTCAGAAAGGCTAATGGCTCGACCGAGTCGTTTGCTGCGATGGATCTCACCGGGATCCCTCATTTCGGTTCAATCTTGCTCGTATTTCTCGTATTTTTCGCTTTCGGTATCACAAATGCACACTCAAGTTTCGCTTTCGTCGATCTCACAACTCATCGACGGAACCCACGAAAACCCATCTAGTTTGCTTGGGCCGCACAACATCGACTATCGTGGTAGTAGTGCGGTGGCCGTCCGCAGCTTTCTGCCGGAGGCGAAAGCCGCTTGGGTCATCGACCGTCTCAGCGGCCAACGGCGGGCGATGCGGCGAATTCACCCGGCTGGTTTTTTTGAGGCGATTTGTGATCCTATGCTCGACGGATCACAATCAAATAGCGAAGATGCGTTAAATAACCAACTTGCACAATCGAAGTATCACATCCAGATGACCAACGAAACCGGCAAAATCATTGAAATGCAAGATCCTTACGCGGCTCCGTCGATCCTGACCGATTTTGATCGCTATTTGATAGGCGAGGGGAAACATCACCAGTTGTATGAGCGGCTCGGGGCTCAGCTCCGCACCGTGGACGGACAATCGGGGGTCAACTTTGCCGTCTGGGCACCGAACGCGAGATCGGTCCAAGTGGTGGGCGATTTCAATGGATGGGACGGCCGCAAACATATCGCTCGCGTTCATCCGAACCTTGGGATTTGGGAATTGTTCATTCCCGGCGCCAAAGCGGGTGATCGCTACAAGTTCCGAATTCACTCGTTGCATGGCGAGTGGGTTGACAAAAGTGACCCGCTTGGATTTGCTGCGGAGCTGCCACCGTTAACCGCGTCGATCGTCACCGACATCAACAACTATCAGTGGGCCGATGTGGATTGGATCGAACGGCGGGCCGAGTGGAACCCGATGCATGAACCGATGAACGTCTACGAGGTTCATTTGGGGAGTTGGCAAAAAGGTCCTGGTCGAACCCATGGTTGGCTCGACTATCGCGACCTTGCTCGCCGCTTGGCAGAGTATTGTCGCCGCATGAATTTCACGCACGTTGAATTGATGCCGGTCAACGAACATCCCTTTAGCGGATCGTGGGGCTATCAAGCGGTTGGCTACTATGCACCCACCAGTCGCCATGGAAACCCCGAAGACTTCATGTACTTTGTCGATTACATGCATCAGCACGGGATCGGGGTGATTGTCGATTGGGTCCCGGCTCACTTCCCCAAAGACGGGCATGGGCTGCGGCGATTCGATGGTTCGGCCCTGTACGAACACGAAGACCCTCGCAAAGGCGAGCATCCCGATTGGGGAACGATGATCTTCAATTACGGACGCAACGAAGTCCGCAATTTCTTGGTCGCCAATGCGTTGTTCTGGCTAGAAAAATACCACATCGACGGACTTCGAGTCGATGCGGTCGCGTCCATGCTGTATTTGGACTACAGCCGTGAAGATGGCGATTGGATTCCAAACCAATACGGTGGGCGAGAAAACTTAGAGGCTCTCGATTTCCTTCGCGAATTCAATGTCGCAGTTCACGAGAAGTATCCGGGTGTTGTGACTGCGGCAGAAGAATCCACCGCTTGGCCCGGCGTGTCACGACCGACGTATGATGGCGGACTCGGCTTCACTTACAAGTGGAACATGGGTTGGATGAACGACACGCTGTCTTACATGCGTAACGAACCCATTCACCGGAGATACCATCAAAACGAATTGACGTTCAGCTTGATCTATGCGTTCACCGAGAATTTCATGCTGCCGTTGTCGCATGATGAGGTGGTTCACGGCAAAGGTTCGTTGATCAGCCAGATGCCGGGCGACATGTGGCAGAAGTTTGCGAACTTGCGTTTGTTGTACTCTTATATGTGGACGCACCCTGGAAAGAAACTGCTGTTCATGGGGGGCGAGTTCGCCCAGTGGAACGAATGGAATGATGACGACGGGCCGGATTGGATTCTGCTCGATTTCGCGACGCACCGAGGTGTGCAGCAGCTCGTTGCGGATTTGAACAAGTTGGTGATTGAGAATCCCGCGCTGCATCAATTGGACTTCAACGGCGAAGGCTTCGAATGGATCGATTGCATGAATGCGGATGACAGCACGTTGGTCTACATCCGCAAGGGTCTCGACGACGCGCCACCGATTTTGGTCTGCAGCAATTTCACGCCGGTCGTTCGCCGCGGTTACCGTGTCGGGGTACCGCAAAGTGGATTCTGGAAAGAGATTTTCAATAGCGATGGTGAGGCCTACGGTGGTAGCAATGTCGGCAACTATCCGGGCCGAAAAACGTTCGGCGAGGGCCATCACGGACGTGCCGATAGCATTTCGGTTGACTTACCGCCCTTGGCCACGGTGATTTTCAGGCTCGACGAACCCGCGTAGAGAGAACCAAAGCGTTGCCGCTTTCTGCGTTAGTCCCTATCCTGGATTTAGCGTTTCTTCAAATCGAACCTCGCGTCGCGCGAGCCATAGGGACTCCAGCGTTGGTGCTGGCGAAAAAGAGAATGAAATTGTTAACAAAAAGCAGGTTTGGCCGTTTCGCGTTCGGGATGTTTGGGTTGATCGTCAGTCATTTCCTGCTGGGCGCCTCGGCATCCGCTCAAGAGTCGGCGACGGCTCCGGCGAATGAAGAGACGGAAGCAGCCTCGGCGGATAAGGACGAACCGGCTTTTTTACGCATCGATCAGACGGATGAGAAGAGGTCACGGGCGTTGCAGACCGCCATTCTCCATTATGTGGGCAAAGCGGGCACGCCTTATGACGGGCAAAGCGTTGACTTGGTCGGCGTCGTGCACGTCGGTCAGAAAGGATACTACGCCGATTTGAAGCAGCGTTTGGCAAAGTATGACACCGTTCTCTACGAGTTGGTTGCGCCCGACGGCACGCGCATTCGCCCGGAAGATCTCGAGGGCCGACGATCGGTGTTGTCGTCGATGCAGACCGGGATGAAAGACATTTTGAACCTGGAATATCAGCTCGAGCAGATCGATTACATGGCAGCGAATTTTCGCCATGCCGACATGAGCCCTGAGGAATTCGTCGATGACTTTAGCCGACGTGGCGACAGCTTGTGGAAGATGGGAGCTCGCATGATGGGAGCCGGATTAGCCACGCAAGCAGCGACTGGGGGTGAAGCGGGGTTGTTGATGGCGCTCTTCAGCGACGATCGGTCGCGACGAATGAAGCAGGTGATGGCTAGGCAGATGGTGGATATGGAAGCCGTGACGGCAGGCATCGACGACGCGAATGGCGAAAATACGCTTATCAAGAGCCGAAATGCGAAGGCGTTCGAAATTCTGAAAGACGAACTGGATCAAGGCAAAAAGAACGTTGCCGTGTTTTACGGCGCTGGGCACCTACCCGACATGGCAGA
This window of the Novipirellula artificiosorum genome carries:
- the glgB gene encoding 1,4-alpha-glucan branching protein GlgB; protein product: MHTQVSLSSISQLIDGTHENPSSLLGPHNIDYRGSSAVAVRSFLPEAKAAWVIDRLSGQRRAMRRIHPAGFFEAICDPMLDGSQSNSEDALNNQLAQSKYHIQMTNETGKIIEMQDPYAAPSILTDFDRYLIGEGKHHQLYERLGAQLRTVDGQSGVNFAVWAPNARSVQVVGDFNGWDGRKHIARVHPNLGIWELFIPGAKAGDRYKFRIHSLHGEWVDKSDPLGFAAELPPLTASIVTDINNYQWADVDWIERRAEWNPMHEPMNVYEVHLGSWQKGPGRTHGWLDYRDLARRLAEYCRRMNFTHVELMPVNEHPFSGSWGYQAVGYYAPTSRHGNPEDFMYFVDYMHQHGIGVIVDWVPAHFPKDGHGLRRFDGSALYEHEDPRKGEHPDWGTMIFNYGRNEVRNFLVANALFWLEKYHIDGLRVDAVASMLYLDYSREDGDWIPNQYGGRENLEALDFLREFNVAVHEKYPGVVTAAEESTAWPGVSRPTYDGGLGFTYKWNMGWMNDTLSYMRNEPIHRRYHQNELTFSLIYAFTENFMLPLSHDEVVHGKGSLISQMPGDMWQKFANLRLLYSYMWTHPGKKLLFMGGEFAQWNEWNDDDGPDWILLDFATHRGVQQLVADLNKLVIENPALHQLDFNGEGFEWIDCMNADDSTLVYIRKGLDDAPPILVCSNFTPVVRRGYRVGVPQSGFWKEIFNSDGEAYGGSNVGNYPGRKTFGEGHHGRADSISVDLPPLATVIFRLDEPA
- a CDS encoding sodium-translocating pyrophosphatase encodes the protein MFQNRWSRAVAALTAIVLSLGSSTMVVAQDSAAPAAAAVDNTTTVIVWLIAFIGSICALVQAYMFFKTMESSDPGNDRMQEIAGYVREGANAYLKQQYKVVGIFFVIIVALLAYAAFGLNVQSRWVPFAFLTGGFFSGLAGWFGMKTATLASNRTAAGAQKSLNQGLQVAFRSGAVMGLTVVGLGLLDITLWFAVLYWILPMINPEYQMKLVDITVTMLCFGMGASSQALFARVGGGIFTKAADVGADLVGKVEQGIPEDDPRNPATIADNVGDNVGDVAGMGADLYESYCGSILATAALGVAAYSTSVLVPEGMNGVQAQLQALLLPMAIAAVGIFLSIAGIYVVRTKDDATQKNLLAALGRGINLSTLLVAVASILLGAWLMPKTIGTTYSLGGLVVPGVAFSVITGLLAGWLIGKWTEYATSDEFSPTKKLADQALTGPATIIIGGIADGMMSVWVPVVVICIGTLTSFGFANGWNFTDVNFFALGLYGVGIAAVGMLSTLGITLATDAYGPIADNAGGNAEMSGLDPIVRQRTDALDSLGNTTAATGKGFAIGSAALTALALMAAYIEEVRVGFERWGDEVVEVVDGDFIKASDGFVVSRFTDSEGVEHAETWLLTASTIADNDELSVAWKEKSYAEGPVAVDDLLTYTKDSDGKIAVDDKGHPTGAEFTATGDKLVYLPTAHIQDFSNYYNFSVMNPKVLVGMFLGVMATLVFCAMTMKAVGRAAQGMVEEVRRQFKEKPGIMEGTEMPDYAAPVAISTKAAQREMVLPSLLGLLLPVGTGLLLGVGGVMGLLVGTLTGGFCIAIFMANAGGSWDNAKKYIEAGAHGGKGTDAHKAAVVGDTVGDPFKDTSGPSLNILIKLMSMVSVVVAGLIVRYSLVALGIF
- a CDS encoding ribonuclease H family protein — its product is MLHSSLQPDNTGADDDCLFGDDVISEYLLVCEARCVSLTDGYWTFSLETADGTPVFSARDEEHGDLNRLTLLAAVRGLEAIEGASSVTLLSNNRYLIRSLADSLPRWRENNFVWEHFGRRIDVQHADLWRRIDRALQIHRVEACLVSSRLVSPVRRDDSFSKTFSDEGRQFRIDSPHSAVPAPGGRRRSLHTTDPASRTDTMGPAATKQPSDRLRQWLLGGGGSNAVAAPVRRRLSTTELLEMT
- a CDS encoding redoxin domain-containing protein: MRNLLLALSLAFAGSVSVSAVADAPKPNLPPVLLQMIRDDAIHQELRLTDPQIALVRKVLVEVDGPWFRARITPAEQQQAAIDALTDQLAAELKTILTPAQRSRLNQLQRQALGARMVLDQDVQRQLKVTAMQMAKLSDLFAKSDNRSRELQQSLSEGERTAKEVQEELSDLKESEVKTVVESLTVEQRNALAPLTGEPFDFTSLKRSYPLAPELNADGVTWVQGGPLRLSDLRGKVVALHFYAFQCINCRRNLPHYAAWHRDYADRGLVVVGIQTPETSAERSLDQVRSAAKSEGIEYPVMLDADSSNWKTWGNTMWPTVYLIDKKGFIRRWWQGEMNWQGTEGEKQMRATIEELLRS
- a CDS encoding TraB/GumN family protein, with the protein product MFGLIVSHFLLGASASAQESATAPANEETEAASADKDEPAFLRIDQTDEKRSRALQTAILHYVGKAGTPYDGQSVDLVGVVHVGQKGYYADLKQRLAKYDTVLYELVAPDGTRIRPEDLEGRRSVLSSMQTGMKDILNLEYQLEQIDYMAANFRHADMSPEEFVDDFSRRGDSLWKMGARMMGAGLATQAATGGEAGLLMALFSDDRSRRMKQVMARQMVDMEAVTAGIDDANGENTLIKSRNAKAFEILKDELDQGKKNVAVFYGAGHLPDMAERLEKQFEMEKKSTTWLDGWDLTRN